From the genome of Roseivivax sp. THAF197b:
AGCTGCGATCTATGTGGGCAGTGCCGTGGGCAGCGCCATCGGCGCCAGCATCCTTGAGACTTTGGGGCTGATGGCGCTTGGCCTGACGGGCGCGATCGGCGCGATCTTCGCGATGACGCACTTGCTGGCGTCCCGCCATTTCGCGGTGCGGGCGGGCCGGGAGTAAAGCCCGCCCGCCCCTCCCGGCCTTAGAACGCCGTCATTCCCAGCGCCACAGAGCGGGGACGAAGCGGTAGGCGTCGCCCTCGCGCATCACGTGACCGACGCCGGGATAGGGGAAGTGGTAGCCCAGCACGGCCATCCCGTCCGCAGTGGCCATGTCCAGAAGGCGCATCCGGGTCGCCGAGGTCTGGTCGCCGTCCATGTCGAAATTGTTGACCCAGCCGGGATGCGCGAAGTTCAGATAGGCGTGGTTCATCGCATCACCGGTGATCAGCATCTGCGCGCCACCCGATTCGAGGATCAGGCTCTGATGGCCGGGCGTATGTCCGGGCGTGTCGATCACGCGCAATCCCGGCACGATCTCCGTCTCGTCGCCGACGAGGGTCCATTCCGCGCCTTCCGCCGCGATGGAGTTCTGCGCGCCCACAACGAATTGCTGCATCTCGGCGGGCACCTGGTTCACCAGCCCCTCATCCATCCAGAAATCGCGTTCGACTTGGCCCAGAAATTTCTGCGCCTGCGGCAGCAATGCCTCGTCGAAATCGTCGCGGATGCCCCAGATGTGATCGGGATGCGCATGGGTGATGACGAGATGCGTGATCGCCTCCGCATCGATCCCCGCTGCCGAGAGATTGTCCAGAAGCCGCCCCGCCGTAGGCAGGAAGCGGTTGCCCGACCCGATATCGACCAGCACAACCGCCTCGCCGGTCTCGATCACGACGTGATTGGTGTGGGAGTAATTCGTCTCGGGCGACAGGAAATGCCGTGTCAGGAAGGCGCGCACCTCTTCGGGATCGGCATTGACGCCAAGCCCGTCGGCGGGGATTTCGAGATGCCCGTCCGAGACCACGGTGACCGCCGCCTCGCCGAAGGTGAACCGCATGAAGCCCGGATTGGGTGCGCCGGGGGCCGTGATGGCCGCGCGGGATGCCGTCGCGGTCAGCGTGAGCGCGGGCATCGCAGCGGCGATCTTCAGAAGTGCACGACGGCTGGGGCTAAAGGTCATGGTCTCTTCTCCCTATATTCATATATTTGAATGGAACGGTACGGAAGCGACCCGGACTTGGCCAGCGGTTTTTACACGGCCCTGAGCAGCGTCACATGGGTATCACCGTAGCGGCGCGTCTCAAGCGGTGCGAAACCCTCGGGCGCGGTCTGCGCGCTGGCCTCTTCCCAGACGATCAGCGCACCCGGCGCGATCCAGCCGCCGGTCCGTGCCGCGGTCAGGGCGCGTGCGCCCAGCCCCTTGCCATAGGGCGGATCGAGAAAGACCAGTTGCGCGGGCGCCTCCGTCTCAGGCAGGCGCGTTGCGTCGCGAGCGACCAGCCGCGTCTCAGCCGCACATTCCAGAAGCGCGATGTTCTTGCGCAGGATCGCCTGCGCGCGGCGCCCGTCCTCGACGAAGGTCACATGCGCCGCCCCGCGCGACAGCGCCTCGAGCCCCAGCGCCCCGGTGCCCGCGAAAAGATCGAGCACGCGCGCGCCGGTGAAGGGATCTTCGAACCGTCCGCCGCCCAGCATGTTGAAGAGGCTCTCGCGCACGCGGTCCGTGGTGGGCCGCAGATGCGCCGCAGGATCCCCCTTGCCCACAGGCGTCAGCGCGCGGCCGCGATATGTGCCCGCGATGATCCTCACGCGCGCAAAAGCGCCTTGAGGTCCGTGGCCGGATCGCCCAGCGCGGCGGGATCGGGCGATTTGCCCGCCTCGATCAGGCGCTTGCCGACCATGTAGGCGCGCGGGTCGTTCATCGCATCCACCGCAATGAGTCGCCCTTGCGCGAAATACCAGACCGATTGCGCGCCCCCCTCGCCCTTGCGGGTCACGACCTGGTCATGCCCGGTGGACAGGCCCGCGATCTGCAATTTGACGTCGTATTGATCCGACCAGAACCAGGGCTTGGCCGTGTAGTCCCGCGGCTGCCCCGCAATGTTGTCGGCCACGCATTCCGCCTGGTCGATGGCATTGCCCACGCTTTCCAGCCGCATCTGCGCGCCCTCATGCGGGAAGGAGGCGCAATCGCCCGCCGCCCAGATATGCGGGTCCGAGCTGCGTCCCTGCGCATCGGTGCGGATGCCGTTCTCGATCACGAGACCCGCCGCCTCGGCCAGACGGGTATCGGGCAGGATGCCGACGCCCGCGATGACGAAATCCACGTCGATCCGCGTGCCATCCGACAGCTCCGCCGCGACGACGCGGCCCTCCTCGCCAATAAGCCGCTTGAGCCCCGTGCCTTCGCGGATATCGACCCCATGCGCGCTGTGCAGCGCCCGGAAATAATCCGCCGTCTCGGAGGCCGCGACCCGCGCGAGGATGCGGTCGGCCATCTCCACGAGCGTGACCTTGAGCCCGCGTTTGGCGGCAACGGCTGCGGCTTCGAGCCCGATATAGCCGCCGCCCACAATCAGGACGCGCCCGCCTTCGGTGACCTGCGGGGCCATCGCGTCCACATCGGCCAGTGTGCGCACCGTGAAGATCCCGTCCAGATCGCCGCCCATCGCGGCAGGCAGGCGCCGTGGCACCGATCCCGTCGTGAGAACGAGTTCGTCATAGGGCAACGCCTCGTCCCCCAGCACGATCTGCCGCGCGGCCGGATCGATCCGGTCGACCGGAGACCCCAGCCGCAGGTCGATGGCGTTTTCCTCGTAGAAGCGCTCGGGCCGCAGATAGAGCCGCTCCAATGGCATGTCGCCCAGAAGATAGGCCTTCGACAAGGGCGGGCGCTGATAGGGCAGAACCGGCTCATCGCCCACCAGCGTGACCCGGCCTTCGAAGCCCTGCTGGCGCAGCCGCGCGACGCAGGATGCGCCCGCCTGTCCCGCTCCGATCACCACGACATGGCTCATGTCAGGTCCTCCGCACACACCATTTCCTTTTCCCGATACCGCCTATATCCCGCCCTGAGAGGACGCAAATGCGAAAGGACGTGCAATGCCGATATCCGTGGGTGATACGCTGCCGGGAGCGACACTGACCCGCATGGGCCCCGACGGGCCGGAGACTGTCGATCTTGGCGAGAAGCTGAAAGGCCGTCGCGTGGTGATCTTCGCCGTGCCGGGCGCCTTCACGCCGACCTGCCATTCCGCGCATGTGCCGAGCTTCATCCGCACCAAGGACGGCTTTGCCGAAAAGGGCATCGACGAGATCATCTGCATCGCGGTCAACGATCCTTTCGTGCTGGGGACCTGGGCCAAGGCCACGGGCGCCGAAGAGGCCGGGATCACCATGCTGGCCGATGCCGAAAGCGCCTTCACCAAGGCTGTGGGCATGAATTTCTCCGCCCCGCCCGTGGGCTTCATCGACCGCTCCATCCGCTATGCGCTGGTGGCCGAGGATGGTGTCGTGCAGGTCTTCCACGAGGAAGAAAGCCGGGGCGTCTGCGAGGCGACCGGCGGCGAGGCGCTGCTCGCCGCGATCTGATACCGGCACGGGCGGGGGAATGCCCCTGCCCTGCCATGGCCGCGTCAGAGCGCGTCCATCTTGCCTGCGAGTTGAACATCGAGCGGCGAAAGCCCGTCCACGTCATGGGTGGTCAGCGTGACCGTGACCGTGTTGTAGACATTCGACCATTCCGGGTGATGATCCATCTTCTCGGCATGGATCGCGGCCTTTGCCATCCAGCCGAACGCGCCGACGAAGTCATCGAACTTGAAGCTCTTGGTGATGGCATCCTGCCCGTCGCTCAGCTCCCAGCCGTTTTTCAGCAGCGGGGCGAGGTCGGCATTCTGTGCGGGGTCGGTCAGCTTCTCGGTCATTCCTGTTCCTCCGGATTTGCTTTGCGGAAGGGGCCATAGGCGGTCAGCACTTCGATATCCTCGGCAATGGCCCGTCTCTCCGCCTGCAGGTAGTTCTCAACCGCGTCCGAAAAACCGCTATCTGCGATCCAGTGCAGCGAATGCGTCTCGGAGGGCAGATAGCCGCGCGCAAGCTTGTGCTCGCCCTGCGCGCCCGCCTCGACCCGCGACAGGCCCCGCTCGATCGCGATGTCGATGGCCTGGTAATAGCACAGCTCGAAATGCAGGCAGGGATGGTGTTCGGTGCAGCCCCAATACCGCCCGTAAAGCACATCGCGCCCGGCGAAGTTCAGCGCACCCGCCACATAGCGGCCGTCGCGTTCGGCCAGCACCAGCACCATGTCATCGCGCAGCGTCTCCTGCGCCTCGTCGAAAAAGGCGCGCGTCAGATAGGGCGTGCCCCATTTCCGCGCACCGGTGTCCTGGTAGAAGGTCCAGAACGCGTCCCAGTGCTCGGGTTTCAGATCGTCACCCGACAGCCGGTGGATCGTGCCGCCAAACCCCTGGGCCTGCGCGCGTTCCTTGCGGATGTTCTTGCGCTTGCGCGACGACAGCGAGGCCAGAAAATCATCGAAGCTGCCATAGCCGTCATTCAGCCAGTGAAATTGCTGCGTGACCCGGTGCAGAAGCCCACGCTCGGCCCCACGGATGGCCTCTTCTTCGGTGCAGAAGGTGATATGCAGCGAGGACAGCCCGTTCTCCGCGCCCAATTGCACAGCGCCCTGCAAAAGCGCGGCCTCCGCCTCCATCTCGAAGCCGGGCCGGGCCAGAAGCCGCTTGCCGGTGGCGGGCGTGAAGGGCACCGCGATCTGCAGCTTGGGGTAATACCGCCCGCCCGCGCGCTCGAAGGCATGGGCCCAGTTGTGATCGAAGATGTATTCGCCCTGGCTGTGGGATTTGACGTAAAGCGGCGCGACGCCGATCACCTCATCGCCGATCTCTGCGGTCAGGTAACGCGGGTCCCAGCCCGATCCGGTCCCGACGGAGCCGGACCGCTCCAGCGCATAGAGGAACCGGTGCGTCGTGAAGGGATCGTCGGGGGGGCCGCCATCTGCGGCTTCGGGGCAGGCACAGGCATCCCAGACCTCGGGCGCAATGGCTGCGAGACTACGATGCATCGAGATGGAAATGGTGCGCTCGGAGGCTGTGTCGTCCATGGGTCCCTGCCTTGTCGGGGCTTAATCTGGCCCCGCGCGGCCGGGGTTCAAGCGTCGTAACCCTCGAACGTGATGTTGTGGGCAATCTGCCGTGCGTCCGCCTCCTGCTCGGCGCTCTTGACGGTCCAGCACAGCACCGGAAGACCCGCCGCCGCGACCTCGGCCACGCGCGGCATGTCGAGCGCGCGCCGATCGTGGCTGATGAAGTTCGCCCCCGATGTCTCAAGGTCAGGCATGCCCGCCAAGCGCAGCCGCGTGCCTTCCGACAGATGCGGCCAATCCTCGGCCTCGAAGGCCGAGGTAATCAGCCCGCGCGGCACCTTCGGCATCAGCTCCGCCAGCCGCGTCACCGAATGGGGGTTGAAGGACATCACGGCAACGGCGCCCCGATAATTGGCCAGAATGCCTGCCGTCGCCGCCTCAAGTGCCCCGATATCGGGCCCCATCGCGCCATCCTGGTCCTTGAGTTCGATCAGGAGCGGCACGCGTCCAGCCACCACTTTCAGCAGGTCGGTGAGGGTCGGGATCTTTTCCTCCGTGCCGGCAAGCCGCAGATCCATCAGCGCCTGCGCGCTCTTGGTGCGGACAGCGCCCGCGATCCCGGTCATGCGTCCCA
Proteins encoded in this window:
- a CDS encoding MBL fold metallo-hydrolase; protein product: MTFSPSRRALLKIAAAMPALTLTATASRAAITAPGAPNPGFMRFTFGEAAVTVVSDGHLEIPADGLGVNADPEEVRAFLTRHFLSPETNYSHTNHVVIETGEAVVLVDIGSGNRFLPTAGRLLDNLSAAGIDAEAITHLVITHAHPDHIWGIRDDFDEALLPQAQKFLGQVERDFWMDEGLVNQVPAEMQQFVVGAQNSIAAEGAEWTLVGDETEIVPGLRVIDTPGHTPGHQSLILESGGAQMLITGDAMNHAYLNFAHPGWVNNFDMDGDQTSATRMRLLDMATADGMAVLGYHFPYPGVGHVMREGDAYRFVPALWRWE
- the rsmD gene encoding 16S rRNA (guanine(966)-N(2))-methyltransferase RsmD; the protein is MRIIAGTYRGRALTPVGKGDPAAHLRPTTDRVRESLFNMLGGGRFEDPFTGARVLDLFAGTGALGLEALSRGAAHVTFVEDGRRAQAILRKNIALLECAAETRLVARDATRLPETEAPAQLVFLDPPYGKGLGARALTAARTGGWIAPGALIVWEEASAQTAPEGFAPLETRRYGDTHVTLLRAV
- a CDS encoding NAD(P)/FAD-dependent oxidoreductase; amino-acid sequence: MSHVVVIGAGQAGASCVARLRQQGFEGRVTLVGDEPVLPYQRPPLSKAYLLGDMPLERLYLRPERFYEENAIDLRLGSPVDRIDPAARQIVLGDEALPYDELVLTTGSVPRRLPAAMGGDLDGIFTVRTLADVDAMAPQVTEGGRVLIVGGGYIGLEAAAVAAKRGLKVTLVEMADRILARVAASETADYFRALHSAHGVDIREGTGLKRLIGEEGRVVAAELSDGTRIDVDFVIAGVGILPDTRLAEAAGLVIENGIRTDAQGRSSDPHIWAAGDCASFPHEGAQMRLESVGNAIDQAECVADNIAGQPRDYTAKPWFWSDQYDVKLQIAGLSTGHDQVVTRKGEGGAQSVWYFAQGRLIAVDAMNDPRAYMVGKRLIEAGKSPDPAALGDPATDLKALLRA
- a CDS encoding peroxiredoxin, translated to MPISVGDTLPGATLTRMGPDGPETVDLGEKLKGRRVVIFAVPGAFTPTCHSAHVPSFIRTKDGFAEKGIDEIICIAVNDPFVLGTWAKATGAEEAGITMLADAESAFTKAVGMNFSAPPVGFIDRSIRYALVAEDGVVQVFHEEESRGVCEATGGEALLAAI
- a CDS encoding 4a-hydroxytetrahydrobiopterin dehydratase — translated: MTEKLTDPAQNADLAPLLKNGWELSDGQDAITKSFKFDDFVGAFGWMAKAAIHAEKMDHHPEWSNVYNTVTVTLTTHDVDGLSPLDVQLAGKMDAL
- a CDS encoding GNAT family N-acetyltransferase; its protein translation is MHRSLAAIAPEVWDACACPEAADGGPPDDPFTTHRFLYALERSGSVGTGSGWDPRYLTAEIGDEVIGVAPLYVKSHSQGEYIFDHNWAHAFERAGGRYYPKLQIAVPFTPATGKRLLARPGFEMEAEAALLQGAVQLGAENGLSSLHITFCTEEEAIRGAERGLLHRVTQQFHWLNDGYGSFDDFLASLSSRKRKNIRKERAQAQGFGGTIHRLSGDDLKPEHWDAFWTFYQDTGARKWGTPYLTRAFFDEAQETLRDDMVLVLAERDGRYVAGALNFAGRDVLYGRYWGCTEHHPCLHFELCYYQAIDIAIERGLSRVEAGAQGEHKLARGYLPSETHSLHWIADSGFSDAVENYLQAERRAIAEDIEVLTAYGPFRKANPEEQE
- a CDS encoding glycerophosphodiester phosphodiesterase family protein codes for the protein MGPALPPDFLTRPIAHRGLHDADAGRPENSIAACEAAIEKGYGIEIDLQLSGDGQPMVFHDYDLGRMTGIAGAVRTKSAQALMDLRLAGTEEKIPTLTDLLKVVAGRVPLLIELKDQDGAMGPDIGALEAATAGILANYRGAVAVMSFNPHSVTRLAELMPKVPRGLITSAFEAEDWPHLSEGTRLRLAGMPDLETSGANFISHDRRALDMPRVAEVAAAGLPVLCWTVKSAEQEADARQIAHNITFEGYDA